The Vibrio sp. STUT-A11 region ATTGGTAGTAAACCCAGCGATCGTTTACTTCAAAACCAAACAAAACCCATACCCATTGGTTTTCCAATGTCTGCGTGAAAGTGGTGTGACTGCATTCTTCACTCGTTCAAGTGCGGCAAACATCCCGGTGAACATGGCGTTGTGTGAGAAGCTAAAACTGGATGAAGACACTTACTCAGTTTCTATCCCTCTAGGCGCAACCATCAACATGGCAGGTGCTGCAATCACTATCACAACACTAACCTTGGCTGCAGTTCACACTATGGGTATTGAAGTTGACCTATTAACAGCATTGCTTCTGAGTATCGTTGCAGCCGTTTCTGCATGTGGTGCTTCAGGTGTTGCAGGTGGTTCTCTACTCCTTATCCCTCTTGCTTGTGGCCTGTTCGGTATCTCGAATGACGTAGCAATGCAGGTGGTAGCGGTCGGCTTCATCATCGGCGTTATTCAAGACTCAGCAGAAACTGCACTAAACAGCTCTACAGACGTTGTCTTCACTGCTGCAGTTTGCCGTTCAGAGCACCAAAAAGAACAGCAATAATCGAATTACGATTCAATAGACAAATAAAATGGGGAGCCGATTGGCTCCCCATTTTTTATATCAACTTCGATTACGCCGTGGCTAAGGCTACTTCTTCAATTGGGAAGTGTTTAGCTGGCTCTACGAACTCTTGCTGAGCGGCGATAGTTTGTAACTCCCACTCGCCAGCATGATAAGTAGTGCTTAATACGCCATAGCAAGCGTCATGACAATGCTGGAAAGCTTGTTTCGGGCTCCAGCCCTTGAGCAGACCAGCAGTAAAAATCGCAGAGATAAGATCACCCACGCCAACAGGTTGTTTGGCAAATTCAAAATGCGGGCGTTTTGCCAGATAAATACCATTTGGGGTAGCGAGTAGCATGTTGAAGCTGCCGTTATCCAGACAGTAAAGGTGTTTGACCAACACCACTTTAGGACCTTTCGCTAACGCTTTCTGACAGGCGGAGATCGCATCATCTAACGTATAAATTTCCATTTCTGCAAATTGGCTGAGTTCGAACTGATTTGGCACGATCACATCCGCCATTGGCATCAGACGCGTTAACAGATTTTCAGCAATCCCCGGAGCAACGATACAGCCTTTGTCTGGCGCACCCATCACTGGGTCGCATATATAAAGTGCGTCTGGATTGTTACTCTTCACTTGCGTGACCGTCTGTTCCACTGCAAGGCACTGCTCAGCACTGCCTTGGTAACCGGTTAATACCGCCTGACACTTTTCCAGTGCGCCAATATTACCCAAACCACGGACAAGTTCACTGATGTCATCTGCAGAGAAAGCTCGCCCAGTCCAACCCTCTTGATATTGGGTATGGTTAGAAAATTGCACGGTATGAATAGGCCATACTTCAAAACCCATGCGCTGCATTGGGAAAACAGCACTGCTGTTACCAGCATGACCAAAAGAAACATGAGATTGTATTGAGAGGATACCTTGCATGATACCTGTCCTCTTATTTTTGTTATCGATAATGCAAAGAATGCGGCAAGCGCCAGTTTGCGAAACCGCTAGTGTATCCGACTAACAAAAATTGTTTAACTCAATTCTTAACCACGCCACCAGAGTTAGCGGTATCGCTGATTTTCAACATGCTGTACTTGCTTTCTATGGATAGCACAACGCAAAACGGAAGCCTCACTTCACGCGTGAGGCTTATTCAGCATTATGGCTGGAGGAAGTTCTGGGTAAAGTCGAGCACGTCTTTGGAAGGCTGAGAAGAGTTCGATGGTTTTAATTTAGGTTCCACCTCACCTGTTATTAAATCAGACTGAAAGTGAGGAGCACATCCTTCTTTCTGCAGGCCTTGTTCTAAATGATGCTCATCGGCTAGTACACCCGCCACCTCATCTTCATCGGGGAAGTACGCCTCACGTTTATACACTTTGTTCAGCGCACGAATGATGGCGTGCTTTTTCACCATGCCCGATGTCAGCTTTCGTTGTAGTGGCTTGGCAACGGCCTGTAACCCAACCACCACATCAACACCGATATTAGCCGCAACTTTATCCCGCAAGGTTCGTGCAGGTTCATAACCCATACTGGCAGCAAGAAACAGCCAGATATACGCAATGGCGTCACCAGTTTTACTCGAATCTTTCCAAGCATCTCCAGCATAGTACATCGCTTCAGCACTGCCGAGCTCTGCTGCCCTTTCCAGCCAATAACGGCCTTTTAGCATGTTTTTCTCGGTGCCCGTGCCATTAACATAACACAAGCCAAGCTGGATTTTTCCTGCGGCACTACCTTTATCCGCTGCTTTCATGAACCAATAGAGGGCATCGGCACTATGACCCGATGTATTTTCCGGGGATAACTGCCACTCCCCCATATAAAGCATCGCCTCTACACAGCCCTTGGCAGCCGCTTCTTCAATCAATTCATGTCCTTTGGCGACGTTTTGTTCTACACCCCGACCAAATACCAAAGCTTTTCCGGTGACAAATTTCGCTTCTATATCACCTTCCACACCCGAGATAGCAGTACGCCAAAAGTTTGCCTGCTCCTTCAAAATCACATCTTCACGTATGCGTTCACTGAGGCGAACGATGCCGTACATGCCAGTGATGTTGTCCAGCTTTGCGGCTTTATCGTACCAATACAACGCTTGCTTGAGATTGTTTCTTTCTGCTTCTTTGGCCAGAAATAAAATTGTCGGAATATGCCCCGTCTCCGCCTTAAACTCTCGCTCTTTAAGCTCTTGCTCACGGGCTTTTTGCATTGCCTTTCGGTATACGGCCTCACGAGCTTTCCGCTCAATCTCCAGACGTTGCTTTCGCATCGACAACGAGATCATCCATACAAATATAAGGACGAGTGAAAGGCCAGTTGCCGCGATGGCAATGCCCATACTACTCATAAACTGCCTCTTGTTATCCACGATATAAATTGACACTTCCCTAAGGGAAACATTTATGCCAGATTAGTTTCGGCGCTTGGGCTTTATATCGGCAACTTAATCAAAATCTAAAGCTTAGAAGCAGAGATAGCGTCGTTTAATCTAAAACACACCATACTTATTTTCTTTAGCGAATTATCAACCTGTTTTTTATAGAAGGCAGTCACGCTTTTGGGGCTGAGACATTCTCCTCCCCTGTCATCCCCCCTTCCTACTCCTATCAAAATTAACATTTTGAGTGTGTGTCACGCCTCTCACTATGCGTCCATTTTATTAGTTAATTTGTGAACCAAATCTACTGTGTAAGAAAATTTTCATTTGTAAAAAACTAAACAGCCCGCTCTCACATTTTGCTGATGAGTCAGTGTATTAGCATTTCTTCGAACATTTCCTTTCGGCATTTTTACCATATTAGGACGTATTGATCTTCTCGCTTTTTGAACCGACAAGTTGACGCGTTCTTTATATCATTCAATAACAATGGATTTGTAAACGTGGACAAAAAAACATTTAAATTATCTATGATAGCCAGAACCGTACTGCCTTTGATCTCCGTCGCGGTGATCAGCGGTTGTGGCAGTGACAGCACCGACGACAATACCACCAGCCCGAGTTCAGGCCTGTACCCTGCGGGAGAGAATGAAGTTGTTGTTTACTATAAACGTGATGTTGCCTCAGCATCGTCTGCAAGCGACTACGATGGCTGGGGTCTCCACCTATGGAATGGTGAAGGCTGTACCAGTACAGATTTAGATGCTATGGGCATTACAAGCAACGGTACGGACTGGGCATCGCCACGCGAATATGACGGTATCAGCGAAACCTACGGTGCGTACTACGTTCTTAAAGTCGACCCTGACGCGTCTGATCCATACGAATGTATGAACTTCATCTTACACAATGGCGACGACAAGGCCTTCGGCAGCTCAAACTCGAAAGTTGAGCTGACTAAGATTGGCGAATCTAAAGGGGTATTTGGCTTCCATGGCAGTAGTGAGCTGTTCTACGAACCAATCGAAGAGCGCCCTGTCGATGTTGACGGTCAAAAAGCACATTGGTTAGATGCAACCACAATTGCGTGGGAAGCAGCCGCAAACGCTGACTCAATGAAGCTTTACTACAGCCTGACAAACGACATCCAAATGGATGAAGACAAGCAAGTCACTGGCGGTACAGCGGTAGAACTAAGCAAAGCAGGAGAGCTGTCGGACAATCTGAAATCTCGCTTCCGTCACCTGTCTAGCCTGCAAGCGGCAGGTATCGATGTGGATGACGCAACACTGCGTACCATTCTGAAATCGCAGATCGTGATGGTGGCTTACAACGCCGATGGTGATGTTATTTCAGCGACTGAAGTGCAAAAGCCAGGCGTATTGGATGCGGTATTCGCTGATGCCGATGCGGGTAACGCGATCGGTCAGAAACTGGGCGCGATTGTTGAAGGCGGCGCTGCAACCTTTAAACTTTGGGCGCCTACGGCTCAAGACGTTTCTCTGATTATCTACGATGAGAATCTACAAGAAGAAGCAACAGTGGCGATGAGTGAAGATAGCGTCACTGGTATTTGGGTTTCTGAACCACAAAGCAACGTGGTGAATAAATTCTACCGCTACCAAGTGAAGGTTTACCATCCAACAACAGGCGTTGTGGAAACACGTATGGTCACTGACCCATACTCATTAAGCTTGTCGCTAAACTCGCTTTACTCACAAGTTGTCGATCTAAACGACGCTAGCTTAATGCCACAAGACTGGAACAATTACGACCGTCCAACCGTTGAAAAAGACGAAGATCACGTATTGTACGAATCACATTTGCGTGATTTCAGTTTCAATGACAGCCAAGGCACATCAGCATATAACGGTAAATACTTAGCGCTAACGGAGCCTGAACGTGAGTCTGTTTCTCACCTGCAAGCACTGAAAGATGCGGGTTTAACAACGCTACACATTCTACCTGCATTTGATATCGCTACTGTCGATGAGAACGTAGAGAGCCGCGTCGATATCAACGACACGGTTGGCAAACTGTGTGGTATTAAACCAGACGCTTCGGTTTGTGAATCAGAAGATGATGCAAAAATTATTGAAGATGTACTCAACGATTACGATCCTTCAACCGATTCAGCACAGGCATTGATGAACGATCTGCGCGCTCTGGACAGCTTCAACTGGGGTTACGACCCATTCCATTACACCGTCCCAGAAGGCAGCTACGCAACGGACCCTAATGGTACCCAGCGTATTCTTGAATTCCGTGAGATGGTTCAGGCGACACATAAGATGGATCTGAAGCTAGTGATGGACGTGGTTTACAACCATACCAACGCATCTGGCATCAATGACAAATCCGTGCTGGATAAAATCGTTCCGGGATACTACCACCGTCTAAACGTCAATACTGGTGGCGTAGAAAACTCAACCTGTTGTGACAACACTGCGACTGAAAACCTGATGATGGGCAAACTGATGGTTGACTCACTCAAGGTTTGGGCAGAAGACTATAAAGTCGATGGTTTCCGCTTTGACTTGATGGGCCACCAGCCAAAAGATGTGATGGTTTATGCATTAGAGCAAATCCGTCAGATTGACCCAAATACACTATTCTACGGCGAAGGTTGGGACTTTGGTGAAGTGGCGAACGACGCACGCTTTGATCAAGCGACTCAGCTGAACATGGCTGGCACAGAGATTGGTACCTTCTCAGACCGTCTACGTGACGCCGTTCGTGGTGGCGGTCCTTTCGATGGTGGTGTCGATTCCGATGGTAGCCACTCGCTACGCTACAATCAGGGCTTTGGTAACGCTGCATACGCAAATGAAGAGACTAAAACAGGTTCGGACTCAGTGAATGGCCGTCTGCACAACCAAGATATCGTTCGTTTGGGTATGGCTGGTAACTTGGCGGATTATGTACTTCTCGATTACACCGGTGAGACCAAGCTTGGTAAGAATGTCGATTACAACGGCGCTCCTGCTGGTTACACTAAGATGCCTTCAGAGAACATCTCTTACGTTTCGAAGCACGACAACCAAACACTTTGGGATAACAACGCCTACAAAATCGCAACGGGTACCAGCTCTGCTGATCGTGCTCGCATGCAAAGCGTTTCTCTTTCAACCGTAATGCTAGGTCAGGGTATTC contains the following coding sequences:
- the pdxY gene encoding pyridoxal kinase PdxY; protein product: MQGILSIQSHVSFGHAGNSSAVFPMQRMGFEVWPIHTVQFSNHTQYQEGWTGRAFSADDISELVRGLGNIGALEKCQAVLTGYQGSAEQCLAVEQTVTQVKSNNPDALYICDPVMGAPDKGCIVAPGIAENLLTRLMPMADVIVPNQFELSQFAEMEIYTLDDAISACQKALAKGPKVVLVKHLYCLDNGSFNMLLATPNGIYLAKRPHFEFAKQPVGVGDLISAIFTAGLLKGWSPKQAFQHCHDACYGVLSTTYHAGEWELQTIAAQQEFVEPAKHFPIEEVALATA
- a CDS encoding tetratricopeptide repeat protein, with the translated sequence MSSMGIAIAATGLSLVLIFVWMISLSMRKQRLEIERKAREAVYRKAMQKAREQELKEREFKAETGHIPTILFLAKEAERNNLKQALYWYDKAAKLDNITGMYGIVRLSERIREDVILKEQANFWRTAISGVEGDIEAKFVTGKALVFGRGVEQNVAKGHELIEEAAAKGCVEAMLYMGEWQLSPENTSGHSADALYWFMKAADKGSAAGKIQLGLCYVNGTGTEKNMLKGRYWLERAAELGSAEAMYYAGDAWKDSSKTGDAIAYIWLFLAASMGYEPARTLRDKVAANIGVDVVVGLQAVAKPLQRKLTSGMVKKHAIIRALNKVYKREAYFPDEDEVAGVLADEHHLEQGLQKEGCAPHFQSDLITGEVEPKLKPSNSSQPSKDVLDFTQNFLQP
- the pulA gene encoding pullulanase-type alpha-1,6-glucosidase: MDKKTFKLSMIARTVLPLISVAVISGCGSDSTDDNTTSPSSGLYPAGENEVVVYYKRDVASASSASDYDGWGLHLWNGEGCTSTDLDAMGITSNGTDWASPREYDGISETYGAYYVLKVDPDASDPYECMNFILHNGDDKAFGSSNSKVELTKIGESKGVFGFHGSSELFYEPIEERPVDVDGQKAHWLDATTIAWEAAANADSMKLYYSLTNDIQMDEDKQVTGGTAVELSKAGELSDNLKSRFRHLSSLQAAGIDVDDATLRTILKSQIVMVAYNADGDVISATEVQKPGVLDAVFADADAGNAIGQKLGAIVEGGAATFKLWAPTAQDVSLIIYDENLQEEATVAMSEDSVTGIWVSEPQSNVVNKFYRYQVKVYHPTTGVVETRMVTDPYSLSLSLNSLYSQVVDLNDASLMPQDWNNYDRPTVEKDEDHVLYESHLRDFSFNDSQGTSAYNGKYLALTEPERESVSHLQALKDAGLTTLHILPAFDIATVDENVESRVDINDTVGKLCGIKPDASVCESEDDAKIIEDVLNDYDPSTDSAQALMNDLRALDSFNWGYDPFHYTVPEGSYATDPNGTQRILEFREMVQATHKMDLKLVMDVVYNHTNASGINDKSVLDKIVPGYYHRLNVNTGGVENSTCCDNTATENLMMGKLMVDSLKVWAEDYKVDGFRFDLMGHQPKDVMVYALEQIRQIDPNTLFYGEGWDFGEVANDARFDQATQLNMAGTEIGTFSDRLRDAVRGGGPFDGGVDSDGSHSLRYNQGFGNAAYANEETKTGSDSVNGRLHNQDIVRLGMAGNLADYVLLDYTGETKLGKNVDYNGAPAGYTKMPSENISYVSKHDNQTLWDNNAYKIATGTSSADRARMQSVSLSTVMLGQGIPFIHMGSELLRSKSMQRDSYDSGDWFNRVFFDGSDNNWNVGLPREDKDGDNWDLIKTIIADSTAMPDTNDIELTKQQFLELLKIRSSSELFRLDTAQEVMNRVDFRNVGQDQVAGLIVMSIDDGVSAGQDLDPVNDAIVAVINSSSEEQSFTVAGASGFELHTIQQNSADGTVKGARFAQETFTVPALTTAVFVQPQGTTQGEGLPVNTSNKDVSSIPPFGDTVVYVKGTMNGWADSSDWAMTFIGNGMYSVTGVLEAGDHEFKFADAGWSNPNIGCDAADQADDSLDLGTEENCTLTVAETGKYNFILNALNVQDESVEKPVVSVTKSADAPTFGETALYLRGDVTDANWGAIESAKFSYVANDVYSLDIDLTAGTFDMKVASSDWADATNFGGQGAIEFGTPFTMEAGGASGNISITVPADASYNFHFNAADTAAPIVTVTQN